A single Fundulus heteroclitus isolate FHET01 chromosome 4, MU-UCD_Fhet_4.1, whole genome shotgun sequence DNA region contains:
- the LOC105939001 gene encoding zinc finger BED domain-containing protein isoform X4: MTASDQTAVSYLIPAGSSVPCGMGPRKVYKVTEGGTGAAASPDRQQHMEIEVVVEMDNDESNTGTTEKDSDPSPAVGELFEGSQRGSLAHLIHEDDLSHIPNKQTRRRSLIWRLFEHLDSLNAARCRICMKKLHKSGGISNLRRHLVKRHPKVLSELLSSSHQRPAVSPQELNVASVSHDAYIGTEPRQSPVKLLLPDGTSLFLTTMNETDNPILNSLPDIPQGESAEMIRKTKGSNADDGSGETLQDSGPEVVPVEVGMDDYNSDVMTPSKEPDTKRGINDDPDHLHEGSTQEATHSEAGDSSFEKPPAKDRRRSVIWRHFDRFEGSETAQCRICLRKLQWFESGGTGNLHRHLSKKHPRVFSQLGSNQNKEQLSANLNSHGGTTKGPLKTHDESSVRPSLPKTRQNVLRQSEVEIRVFERELELIEALRRAQREEGQALQQRRELLEKLQTLSTIEAAAEREKIKALRKAQQEEAEELSRQREELEKEKTELQKQWEELRQEREEFLLLSKGKDSCPEENE, from the exons ttGTGGTGGAAATGGACAACGATGAATCCAACACCGGGACCACGGAGAAGGATTCTGATCCCAGTCCTGCCGTGGGCGAGCTCTTCGAAGGTTCACAGCGTGGCTCCTTGGCACATCTAATCCACGAAGACGACCTTAGCCACATTCCCAACAAGCAAACGCGCAGGCGCAGTTTGATTTGGAGGCTGTTTGAACATTTGGACAGCTTGAACGCCGCTCGTTGTCGCATTTGCATGAAGAAGTTGCACAAAAGTGGCGGCATCAGCAACCTTCGCCGGCATTTGGTAAAGAGGCACCCAAAGGTGCTGTCAGAGCTGCTGTCCAGCTCCCACCAACGTCCCGCTGTGTCCCCGCAGGAACTAAATGTTGCCAGTGTCTCTCATGACGCCTATATAGGAACAGAACCGCGTCAGTCTCCGG TGAAATTGCTTTTGCCAGATGGGACGTCCCTCTTTCTGACCACAATGAATGAAACTGATAATCCAATCCTTAACAGCCTCCCAGACATACCACAAGGAGAATCAGCAGAGatgataagaaaaacaaag GGTTCAAATGCTGATGATGGAAGCGGGGAAACCTTACAGGACAGCGGGCCGGAAGTGGTTCCAG TGGAAGTTGGCATGGACGATTACAACTCCGACGTCATGACCCCGTCTAAGGAACCTGATACCAAGCGAGGCATAAATGACGACCCTGACCATTTGCACGAAGGTTCGACACAAGAAGCGACGCACTCTGAGGCGGGTGACAGCTCGTTTGAGAAACCACCAGCCAAGGACCGCAGACGAAGCGTGATCTGGAGACACTTTGACAGATTCGAGGGCTCAGAAACGGCTCAGTGCCGCATTTGTCTGAGGAAGCTGCAGTGGTTTGAGAGTGGCGGCACCGGTAATCTGCATCGACATCTGTCAAAAAAACACCCGAGGGTGTTTTCTCAGCTGGGATCCAATCAGAACAAGGAGCAGCTGTCGGCAAACTTGAATAGTCATGGTGGGACAACCAAAGGaccattaaaaacacatgacGAGTCGTCAG TGAGACCTTCTCTCCCTAAAACTAGACAGAATGTCTTAAGGCAGTCTGAAGTAGAAATCCGGGTTTTTGAACGGGAGCTGGAGCTGATTGAGGCTCTAAGACGAGCACAGAGGGAGGAAGGTCAGGCCCTGCAGCAGCGGCGGGAGCTGCtagaaaagctgcaaactctCAGCACCATAGAAGCAGCGGCAGAGAGGGAGAAGATCAAGGCGCTGAGGAAAGCCCagcaggaggaggcggaggagctgagcagacagagagaggagctggagaaggaAAAGACAGAGCTGCAGAAACAATGGGAAGAGCTCCGCCAGGAAAGAGAAGAGTTCTTGTTGCTCTCCAAAGGCAAAGACAGCTGTCCTGAAGAGAATGAATGA
- the cog4 gene encoding conserved oligomeric Golgi complex subunit 4 — protein MAADSGALAARRCDSDSQSSVSMETISGLTELEDLERVYQQLCVEEKEVGAELERLVGQEASIHTKMLALQRMGPNLHLISGDASQLSGMITFTCSLAENVSRKVRQLDLAKTRLYNVIQRADDILDLKFCTDGVQTALRNEDYEQAAAHIHRYLSLDQSVIELSRQGEESSAVDASLVMLQEAEQKLKVIVAEKLDEAVAAVDLAQVERFFKIFPLLGLHQQGLARFGQYLCSQLASKAEENLLLATGGDLGEKRALLIFADTLTLLLEGIARVVETHQPIVETYYGPGHLYTLITHLQQECDRQAQKIVDKFIQQRGYHSKFQIVQGSMMKSVPGERIEPRELDPVLAEVTLMNARAELYLRFLRRRIMADFEVGDAQSITQEHQQNVEQLIKHCLLSTTMQELIGYYIPMEEYYMRESVNKAVTMDTYEKGQLTSSMVDDCFYIVKKCISRALSSSNIDCLCAMINHANSLLESDFREVLYNKLRQGFPATTLQDIQRGVSSAVSLMQSSLQQGKFNTLGIESTENAKAAFLVTLNNVEVCSENITTLKRNLENDCSKLFSQGVGSGEKAKIESCLSDLVSTSAKFKDLLQEGLTELNTTAVKPQVKPWISSFLSISHNIEEEEFNDYEANDPWMQQLIVNLEQLMAEFKTALSPVIYDTLTSLMTSLISVELEKTVLKCSFSRLGGLQFDKELRSLVAYLTTVTTWTIRDKFARLTQMATILNLERVTEILDYWGPNSGPLTWRLTPAEVRQVLALRIDFRSEDIKRLRL, from the exons ATGGCTGCTGACAGCGGAGCGCTGGCTGCCAGGAGATGCGACTCTGACTCGCAGTCGTCTGTGAGCATGGAGACCATCTCGGGGCTCACGGAACTGGAGGACCTGGAGCGGGTTTACCAGCAGCTCTGTGTCGAGGAG AAAGAAGTGGGAGCAGAGCTGGAGCGGCTGGTGGGACAGGAGGCGAGCATTCACACTAAGATGCTGGCACTGCAGAGGATGGG ACCCAATCTACACCTGATTTCAGGAGACGCCAGTCAGCTGTCAGGCATGATCACGTTCACGTGCAGTCTGGCGGAAAATGTTAGTCGCAAGGTTAGACAGCTGGACCTGGCTAAG aCACGGCTCTATAACGTCATCCAACGCGCTGACGACATCCTCGACCTGAAGTTCTGCACCGACGGCGTACAGACGGCGCTGCGTAATGAAGATTACGAGCAGGCTGCGGCGCACATCCATCGCTACCTGTCTCTGGACCAGTCGGTGATTGAGCTGAGCCGTCAGGGAGAAGAAA GCAGTGCTGTGGACGCCAGTCTGGTGATGCTGCAGGAGGCAGAGCAGAAGCTGAAGGTGATTGTCGCGGAGAAGCTCGACGAGGCCGTGGCAGCAGTCGACTTGGCTCAAGTGGAGAGGTTCTTCAAGATCTTCCCTCTGCTGGGGCTCCACCAGCAGGGTCTCGCCCGTTTCGGTCAATACCTTTGCAGTCAG CTTGCCTCCAAAGCCGAGGAGAACCTGCTGCTGGCGACAGGAGGAGATCTGGGTGAGAAGAGAGCTCTGCTGATATTTGCAGACACGTTAACgctgctgctggaag GCATCGCTCGCGTCGTTGAGACCCATCAGCCCATAGTGGAGACGTATTACGGCCCAGGCCACCTGTACACTCTCATCACTCACCTGCAGCAGGAGTGCGACCGCCAGGCCCAGAAAATCGTCGACAAGTTCATCCAGCAGAGAGGATACCACAGCAAG TTCCAGATAGTCCAGGGCAGCATGATGAAGAGCGTGCCGGGGGAGAGGATCGAGCCGAG GGAACTGGACCCGGTTCTGGCAGAAGTAACCCTGATGAACGCCCGGGCGGAGCTGTACCTGCGCTTCCTGCGGCGCCGCATAATGGCCGACTTTGAAGTTGGAGACGCTCAGAGCATCACGCAGG AGCACCAGCagaatgtggagcagctgatcAAACACTGTTTACTGAGCACGACGATGCAGGAGCTGATTGGATACTACATTCCGATGGAGGAATACTACATGAGAGAGTCTGTCAACAAG GCTGTCACCATGGACACATACGAGAAGGGTCAGCTGACCAGCAGCATGGTGGACGACTGCTTCTACATCGTGAAAAAGTGCATCAGCAGGGCGTTGTCCAGCTCCAACATAGACTGCCTCTGCGCCATGATCAACCACGCCAACTCGCTGCTGGAGTCAGATTTCAG GGAGGTGTTGTACAACAAGCTGCGGCAGGGCTTCCCGGCCACCACGCTTCAGGACATCCAGCGGGGCGTCAGCAGTGCGGTCAGCCTGATGCAGAGCAGCTTACAGCAGGGGAAGTTTAACACGCTGGGCATCGAGAGCACCGAGAACGCCAAGGCTGCCTTTCTG GTCACGCTGAATAACGTGGAGGTGTGCAGTGAGAATATCACAACTCTAAAGAGGAACCTGGAG AACGACTGTTCCAAGCTGTTCAGTCAGGGGGTCGGATCGGGTGAAAAAGCCAAGATCGAGAGTTGTTTGTCCGACCTGGTCAGCACGTCCGCGAAGTTCAAGGATCTGTTACAG GAGGGTCTAACAGAGTTGAACACGACAGCTGTGAAGCCTCAAGTCAAACCCTGGATCAGCAGCTTTTTATCCATCTCCCACAACATAGAGGAG gaggagtttaacgaCTATGAAGCCAACGACCCCTGGATGCAGCAGCTCATCGTTAACCTGGAACAGCTCATGGCAGAGTTTAAG ACGGCGCTTTCTCCTGTCATCTACGACACGCTGACGAGCCTGATGACCAGCTTGATCTCTGTTGAACTGGAGAAGACCGTGCTGAAATGCTCATTTAGCAGG CTCGGAGGGCTGCAGTTTGATAAAGAGCTCCGGTCCCTGGTGGCGTACCTCACCACCGTCACCACCTGGACCATCAGAGACAAGTTCGCTCGCCTCACGCAGATGGCCACCATCCTCAACCTGGAGCGG GTGACTGAGATCTTGGACTACTGGGGTCCTAACTCAGGCCCGCTGACGTGGCGGCTGACCCCCGCGGAGGTGCGTCAGGTTCTGGCATTGCGGATCGACTTCAGAAGCGAAGACATCAAGAGGCTGCGACTCTAG